In Nicotiana tabacum cultivar K326 chromosome 11, ASM71507v2, whole genome shotgun sequence, a single window of DNA contains:
- the LOC142165877 gene encoding secreted RxLR effector protein 161-like, translating to MHRDITKSFLYLTAIRPNIMLRVGLCARLQSNPKESHLKAAKRMLRYLKGTQDLVLYYPSGDNFDLIGYANVDYSGYLGTRKQNSMTLSTVEAEYVVTASCCAQLLWIRQQLEDFRVFSDCVSLLCDNTNAFNMEKTLVQLKRTKNIDVRHQFLRDSVEKGLICMKLYRTEDQIADLFTIALSREHFEQNHLALRLIKPN from the exons ATGCATAGAGACATCACTAAATCATTCCTCTATCTCACTGCAATTAGGCCAAACATCATGCTCAGAGTTGGGTTATGTGCAAGATTACAatccaatccaaaggaatctcatttgAAGGCTGCAAAGAGAAtgctgagatatctcaaaggaacacaGGACCTGGTCCTCTATTATCCTTCAGGAGACAACTTTGATCTTATTGGGTATGCTAACGTTGATTATTCAGGATATCTG GGTACAAGGAAGCAGAACTCTATGACACTTTCAACTGTAGAAGCTGAATATGTAGTAACTGCCTCTTGCTGTGCTCAACTTCTGTGGATCAGGCAACAATTGGAAGATTTCAGAGTATTCTCAGACTGTGTGTCGCTCTTATGTGATAATACTAATGCATTCAACATGGAAAAAACTCTAGTTCAACTTAAGAGGACTAAGAACATTGATGTACGCCATCAATTCCTCAGAGACAGTGTTGAGAAAGGGCTTATATGCATGAAATTATACAGGACTGAGGATCAAATTGCAGATCTATTTACCATAGccctgagtagagaacactttgAGCAAAATCATCTGGCATTGAGGTTGATAAAACCCAATTGA
- the LOC142165878 gene encoding putative mitochondrial protein AtMg00820 encodes MEEEHASYSATAKDTKWVGTMIAEIKALEDNKTWEIVPLPKGKKSIGCKWVYKINYKASTQAERYKERLVAKEFNQREGLDYQETFSHVVKMVTVRSVVALAASRQWITMPFYNRI; translated from the coding sequence ATGGAGGAAGAGCATGCTAGCTATTCTGCAACAGCTAAGGACACCAAGTGGGTAGGTACCATGATTGCTGAAATAAAAGCATTAGAGGATAATAAGACCTGGGAGATTGTTCCATTACCCAAGGGGAAGAAATCAATAGGTTGCAAGTGGGTGTACAAAATTAATTACAAGGCATCAACACAAGCTGAGAGATACAAAGAAAGACTTGTGGCTAAAGAATTTAATCAGAGAGAAGGTCTAGATTATCAAGAGACATTCTCTCATGTGGTTAAAATGGTTACTGTCAGAAGTGTAGTTGCCCTTGCAGCTTCTAGGCAATGGATTACAATGCCTTTTTATAACAGGATTTGA